One window from the genome of Spirochaetia bacterium encodes:
- the yfcE gene encoding phosphodiesterase, which translates to MKLLLASDIHGSAWYCAKLMEAYTKGNYDKLLLLGDILYHGPRNDLPREYAPKKVIAMLNPLKHDIICVQGNCDAEVDQMVLEFDISSAHTELVADGKTFFLVHGHHPFPTYLQEGTILLTGHTHIPLREQLEGKILHLNPGSVSLPKGGWCPTYISYAEGNFRLLDFTGTELDFSSGQAR; encoded by the coding sequence ATGAAACTGTTGCTTGCATCTGATATACATGGAAGTGCCTGGTACTGTGCCAAGCTCATGGAAGCCTACACCAAAGGCAACTATGACAAACTGCTCCTGTTGGGCGATATCCTTTATCACGGTCCCAGGAATGACCTGCCACGTGAGTATGCTCCGAAAAAAGTCATTGCCATGTTGAATCCCCTCAAACATGATATTATCTGTGTCCAGGGTAATTGTGATGCAGAAGTTGACCAGATGGTCCTGGAGTTTGATATATCAAGCGCCCATACGGAATTGGTAGCTGACGGCAAGACTTTTTTCCTTGTACATGGGCACCATCCTTTCCCTACATATCTGCAGGAAGGTACCATACTGCTGACTGGGCATACCCATATACCTCTTCGCGAGCAATTGGAAGGGAAAATCCTGCATCTCAACCCTGGTTCGGTTTCATTGCCGAAAGGCGGTTGGTGCCCCACCTACATCAGCTATGCAGAGGGTAACTTCCGCCTTCTGGATTTCACAGGGACTGAACTTGATTTCTCCTCAGGCCAGGCAAGATAA
- a CDS encoding HAMP domain-containing histidine kinase, whose product MRRFFVRVFLTIAGIALLVLLLSTTLVFFAFRGRSTEWGEQAYEMFCDKMAKQISSAGNYISFNQFVDIAYELANYDDRISGLLFRDSSGRVVFSAGTTSDGKALGQRKIGDEEILKRQLAGSTRRTNFLEGENLDPSTFKTVEVSEPVTILNMGYDLTNQFQVYLSASYGILPSRTLEMPSMVKAGQIAGSLMICTDSYYSFSVDVLTYTPDTYGNTGELVHYVFGKAIAAGLLSLVLALLLSFFFSRKNQKYVGDVEKSLKALADGKEDVTLPKTKVEEFKQINAAVEDLGKSLSLNRANRRAWLRNISHDMNTPVTSMRLLVDGMLDGMFPMDKHIIGRLSTELNDLSGRINRVREYAGLQSPDRKASPEGVDAADFMHTLLLAYKNDEKRVEVTTKSEVIDCDPELMSRAMKELLDNALAATKGKVTVLLDRRRIEVSNEGSLPAGIDFFEPWERGDKGRTSGGNGLGLSIVSQVMRLHGGTAEIKSEEGKVTVYLAWPEEKSSSVPVKSRRRKLPSA is encoded by the coding sequence ATGAGACGGTTCTTTGTCCGAGTCTTCCTGACTATTGCGGGCATAGCGCTGCTTGTGCTTTTGCTGAGTACCACATTGGTCTTTTTCGCTTTCCGTGGCCGGAGTACCGAATGGGGTGAGCAAGCCTATGAAATGTTCTGCGACAAGATGGCGAAGCAGATAAGCAGTGCGGGAAACTATATTTCTTTCAATCAATTTGTCGATATTGCTTATGAGCTTGCAAATTACGATGACCGTATCAGCGGCTTGCTTTTCAGGGATTCAAGCGGAAGGGTTGTCTTTTCTGCCGGTACGACAAGCGATGGCAAGGCTCTTGGACAACGTAAGATCGGTGATGAGGAGATACTGAAGCGACAGCTTGCAGGCAGTACCCGAAGGACTAATTTTTTGGAGGGCGAGAATCTTGATCCATCTACGTTCAAGACAGTCGAGGTAAGCGAACCTGTCACTATCCTCAACATGGGATATGATTTGACGAACCAGTTCCAGGTCTATCTCTCAGCTTCTTATGGCATTTTGCCGTCAAGGACTCTTGAGATGCCTTCGATGGTCAAGGCCGGACAGATTGCAGGTAGCCTGATGATCTGTACGGACAGCTACTATTCATTCAGCGTGGATGTGCTGACATATACGCCTGATACCTACGGAAATACCGGTGAATTGGTCCATTATGTCTTTGGCAAGGCAATTGCGGCCGGATTGCTTTCCTTGGTTCTTGCCCTGTTGCTCAGTTTTTTCTTCAGTAGGAAAAACCAAAAATATGTGGGCGATGTCGAGAAATCGTTGAAAGCTCTTGCAGATGGAAAGGAAGATGTAACTCTTCCAAAGACCAAGGTCGAGGAATTCAAGCAGATAAATGCGGCAGTAGAAGACCTTGGCAAATCACTTTCCCTCAACAGAGCCAACCGAAGAGCTTGGTTACGGAATATTTCCCATGATATGAATACTCCCGTTACTTCCATGCGTCTTTTGGTCGATGGCATGCTGGACGGAATGTTTCCTATGGACAAACATATTATCGGTAGACTGTCTACTGAACTGAATGACCTGTCTGGCCGAATCAACAGGGTAAGGGAATATGCCGGACTGCAAAGTCCTGACAGAAAAGCAAGCCCCGAAGGTGTCGACGCTGCCGATTTCATGCATACTCTTCTTCTTGCTTATAAGAATGATGAGAAAAGGGTAGAGGTTACCACAAAGAGCGAAGTGATTGACTGTGACCCTGAACTGATGTCCCGTGCCATGAAGGAACTGCTGGACAATGCACTTGCCGCAACCAAAGGCAAAGTGACCGTGTTGCTTGACAGGAGAAGGATTGAGGTCTCGAACGAGGGGTCCCTGCCTGCCGGCATTGATTTCTTTGAACCTTGGGAAAGAGGCGACAAGGGACGGACAAGCGGTGGAAACGGGCTTGGGTTGTCTATTGTGTCCCAGGTAATGCGCTTGCATGGGGGAACGGCAGAGATCAAAAGCGAGGAAGGAAAGGTAACGGTTTATCTTGCCTGGCCTGAGGAGAAATCAAGTTCAGTCCCTGTGAAATCCAGAAGGCGGAAGTTACCCTCTGCATAG